Proteins from one Oscillatoria nigro-viridis PCC 7112 genomic window:
- the rsgA gene encoding ribosome small subunit-dependent GTPase A produces MSLNSPSIVGTVIAVQANFYQVRLDPEVSIDGKNAPLADSPTLLCTRRTRLKKIGQQVMVGDRVVVDEPDWTDRRGAISEVFPRQTELNRPPVANADRILLVFALAEPDLDPASLTRFLVKAESTGLEVSLCLNKCDLVTPHELEQWRDRLSGWGYEPMFISVRSSVGFQEAAANGQNEVSASEPAFHDLVEKIEPYKLSSEDNPQVSNSVKPLHPLKPVPSPLPNFLLGHLQGKITVICGPSGVGKSSLINQLIPALNLRVNAVSGKLGRGRHTTRHVELFELPGGGLLADTPGFNQPALECDPSELAAYFPEARQRLALGSCQFSDCSHRDEPNCVVRGGWERYDYYLNFLEEAIARQQQQQNSSSAESSLKQQTKSDGTQHYEPKLQTKKYRRSSRRLQHQSLQDMCQDLEEL; encoded by the coding sequence ATGAGCCTGAATTCGCCCTCGATCGTCGGTACGGTAATTGCTGTTCAGGCTAACTTCTACCAAGTGAGGTTAGATCCCGAAGTCTCCATTGACGGGAAAAATGCTCCCCTCGCGGATTCTCCGACTCTCCTGTGCACTCGCCGCACTCGACTGAAAAAAATTGGCCAACAGGTGATGGTGGGCGATCGCGTGGTGGTAGACGAACCGGACTGGACTGACCGCCGGGGTGCAATTTCTGAAGTATTCCCCCGCCAAACAGAACTCAACCGCCCGCCTGTAGCTAATGCCGATCGCATTCTCCTCGTTTTTGCCCTCGCCGAACCAGACTTAGATCCCGCGTCATTAACTCGGTTTTTAGTTAAGGCCGAATCTACAGGTTTAGAGGTGAGTTTGTGCCTGAACAAATGCGATTTGGTCACGCCCCACGAGTTGGAACAGTGGCGCGATCGGCTTTCAGGCTGGGGCTACGAACCAATGTTTATTAGCGTCCGCAGCAGTGTCGGATTTCAGGAAGCCGCCGCTAACGGTCAAAATGAAGTTTCTGCCTCGGAACCAGCTTTTCATGACTTAGTGGAGAAAATAGAGCCATATAAGCTGAGTTCTGAGGATAACCCCCAAGTTTCAAATTCGGTCAAGCCGTTACATCCGTTAAAGCCCGTACCTAGCCCGTTGCCGAACTTCCTTCTGGGTCACTTGCAAGGGAAAATAACGGTAATTTGTGGCCCTTCTGGGGTTGGCAAGTCCAGCTTGATCAACCAACTGATCCCGGCCCTGAATCTGCGAGTGAACGCTGTTTCCGGCAAACTCGGCCGCGGGCGCCACACGACTCGCCACGTCGAACTATTTGAACTCCCCGGCGGCGGACTTTTGGCCGATACTCCGGGCTTTAATCAGCCGGCTCTCGAATGCGATCCCTCAGAGTTAGCGGCATATTTCCCAGAAGCTCGCCAGAGGCTGGCTCTGGGTAGCTGCCAGTTTAGCGACTGTTCGCACCGAGACGAGCCTAACTGTGTGGTGCGGGGCGGTTGGGAGCGCTACGATTATTACTTAAATTTTCTCGAAGAGGCGATCGCCCGCCAGCAACAACAGCAAAACTCTAGTAGCGCCGAATCGAGTTTGAAGCAGCAAACCAAGTCGGATGGTACGCAGCATTACGAACCGAAGCTGCAAACTAAAAAATATCGCCGCTCTTCCCGCCGCCTTCAACACCAGTCACTCCAAGATATGTGTCAAGACTTAGAGGAGTTGTGA
- the dnaK gene encoding molecular chaperone DnaK encodes MGKIIGIDLGTTNSCVAVLEGGKPVVIANSEGGRTTPSIVGFGKAGDRLVGQLAKRQAVTNAVNTVYSIKRFIGRRWDDTEEERARTPYTCIKGKDDTVNVQIRNKVHTPQEISAMVLQKLKQDAEAYLGQTVTQAVITVPAYFTDAQRQATKDAGTIAGLEVLRIVNEPTAAALSYGLDKQNIEQKILVFDLGGGTFDVSILQLGDGIFEVNATSGNNHLGGDDFDDCIVQWLVEAFRTQEGSDLSQDKMALQRLREAAEKAKIELSNRESTSINLPFISSDEKGPKHLEMELSKAQFEKLVAHLVQATIDPVTQALKDASLTPKDIDRIILVGGSTRIPAVQKAISKYFGGVSPDKSVNPDEAVAVGAAIQAGVLGGEVKDLLLLDVTPLSLGLETLGGVFTKVIERNTTIPTSRSQMYSTAADGQTSVEIHVLQGERALVKDNKSLGKFLLKGIPPAPRGVPQIEVTFEIDANGILKVAAEDKGTGKEQSIQISNTGGLSETEVERMRQEAELYADEDIKRALLVELKNQADSLVYNCGVTLKTNAQLLSDDLKVEAETAAVALRAAMTNPDITIEELTPAIESFKQLLYSLGTAVYDHARSGVAPSGAVVEREMMSKVESEPEEVKADDDSILLTEELLVAPQAPPEPKPEPKPEPKPEPKPEPKLESKPESKPERQSKRQSSPQSNPQSKQKQKVPEPEVDDMNPFL; translated from the coding sequence ATGGGAAAAATTATTGGAATTGACTTAGGCACAACTAACAGTTGCGTAGCTGTGCTAGAGGGCGGTAAACCCGTCGTGATCGCCAATTCCGAGGGCGGCCGCACAACTCCGAGTATAGTAGGATTCGGCAAGGCGGGCGATCGCTTAGTAGGTCAACTAGCCAAGCGGCAAGCTGTAACTAATGCCGTAAATACTGTCTACAGCATCAAACGATTTATCGGACGGCGGTGGGACGACACGGAAGAAGAACGAGCCCGAACTCCCTATACCTGCATAAAAGGCAAAGACGATACCGTTAACGTCCAAATTCGGAACAAGGTTCACACTCCCCAGGAAATCTCGGCAATGGTACTCCAAAAGCTCAAGCAAGATGCTGAAGCTTATTTGGGACAAACTGTTACCCAAGCCGTGATCACAGTGCCAGCCTACTTCACAGACGCCCAACGGCAAGCTACCAAAGACGCCGGTACGATCGCGGGGCTAGAAGTCCTGCGGATCGTCAACGAACCGACGGCGGCAGCCCTTTCCTACGGGCTGGACAAGCAAAATATAGAACAGAAAATCTTGGTCTTTGACCTGGGCGGCGGTACTTTCGACGTTTCCATCCTGCAACTGGGAGACGGAATTTTTGAAGTCAACGCCACCTCCGGCAACAACCATCTCGGAGGAGATGACTTTGACGACTGCATAGTCCAGTGGCTGGTAGAAGCTTTCCGGACTCAAGAAGGCAGTGACCTCTCACAAGACAAAATGGCCTTGCAGCGCCTCCGAGAAGCTGCGGAAAAAGCGAAAATCGAACTCTCTAACCGGGAATCGACCTCAATCAATTTGCCATTCATCTCCTCTGACGAGAAAGGGCCGAAGCATTTGGAAATGGAACTCTCCAAAGCTCAGTTTGAAAAACTGGTGGCTCATTTGGTGCAAGCGACGATCGATCCGGTGACTCAAGCCCTCAAAGATGCAAGTTTGACCCCCAAAGACATAGACAGGATTATTTTAGTGGGAGGCTCAACCCGGATTCCGGCAGTTCAAAAGGCAATTAGCAAGTATTTTGGGGGCGTTTCTCCCGATAAATCCGTCAATCCCGACGAAGCTGTAGCCGTAGGCGCGGCAATTCAAGCCGGGGTGTTGGGCGGTGAAGTCAAAGACTTGCTGCTGCTCGATGTGACGCCGCTCTCCCTGGGGCTCGAAACCTTGGGCGGGGTGTTCACCAAAGTAATCGAGCGCAATACAACTATTCCCACCAGCAGATCGCAAATGTACAGCACGGCGGCAGACGGGCAAACCTCGGTAGAAATTCACGTACTCCAAGGCGAGCGGGCACTGGTTAAAGACAATAAAAGTCTCGGCAAGTTCCTGCTCAAAGGCATTCCCCCAGCCCCCCGCGGCGTACCTCAAATCGAAGTTACCTTTGAAATCGATGCCAACGGGATTCTCAAAGTTGCCGCTGAAGACAAGGGAACCGGAAAAGAACAAAGCATCCAAATTTCCAATACAGGGGGATTGAGCGAAACCGAAGTCGAGCGGATGCGGCAAGAAGCCGAACTTTACGCCGACGAGGACATCAAGCGCGCTCTACTTGTCGAACTCAAAAATCAAGCTGACTCCCTCGTCTATAATTGTGGTGTAACTTTAAAAACCAACGCGCAACTGCTCAGCGACGACCTCAAGGTCGAAGCCGAAACAGCAGCAGTAGCCTTGCGGGCAGCGATGACTAACCCCGACATCACAATCGAGGAACTCACGCCCGCAATCGAATCTTTCAAGCAACTGCTATACTCGCTCGGGACAGCAGTCTACGACCATGCCCGCAGCGGGGTAGCCCCGTCAGGAGCTGTTGTTGAAAGGGAGATGATGTCAAAAGTAGAATCAGAACCAGAAGAGGTTAAAGCCGACGACGACAGCATTTTGCTGACAGAAGAGCTGCTGGTGGCGCCCCAAGCTCCGCCGGAACCAAAGCCGGAACCAAAGCCGGAACCAAAGCCGGAACCAAAGCCGGAACCAAAGCTGGAATCAAAGCCGGAATCAAAGCCGGAGCGACAGTCAAAACGACAGTCAAGTCCACAGTCAAATCCACAGTCAAAACAAAAACAGAAGGTTCCCGAACCAGAAGTTGATGATATGAATCCTTTCCTTTAA
- the dnaJ gene encoding molecular chaperone DnaJ: MAGDYYEILGVSRSADKEEIKRAYRRLARKYHPDVNKEPGAEERFKEINRAYEVLSEPETRARFDRFGEAGVSGAGAPGFQDFGDSFADIFESFFQGFQGGVGGQQQQGRRRSGPVRGDDLRLDLRLDFREAVFGGEKELRIKHLETCETCTGTGAKPGTRPQTCSTCSGSGQVRRATRTPFGSFTQVSVCPTCNGTGQVIEDKCETCGGRGQKEVMKKLKITIPAGVDNGTRLRVSNEGDAGKLGGPPGDLYVFLAVNEDPLFKRDGTSVSSEVKISYLQAILGCRLEVETVDGPTELVIPSGTQANTVLTLEKKGVPRLGNPVSRGDHLITVSIDIPTKVTAEERELLMQLAKLKGDRTGKGGLEGFLGNLFQK; this comes from the coding sequence ATGGCCGGTGATTACTATGAAATATTAGGCGTTTCTCGCAGCGCAGACAAAGAAGAAATTAAGCGTGCTTACCGCCGCCTAGCTCGCAAGTACCATCCAGATGTCAACAAAGAACCCGGTGCCGAGGAGCGGTTTAAAGAAATTAACCGCGCCTACGAGGTACTCTCAGAACCCGAAACCCGCGCCCGTTTTGACCGCTTCGGCGAAGCAGGCGTCAGCGGTGCAGGCGCACCTGGGTTCCAAGACTTTGGTGACAGCTTTGCCGATATTTTTGAAAGCTTCTTTCAGGGCTTTCAGGGAGGCGTCGGCGGCCAACAACAGCAAGGTCGCAGGCGCAGCGGGCCGGTGCGCGGAGACGATTTGCGCCTGGATTTGCGACTGGATTTTCGGGAAGCAGTGTTTGGTGGCGAAAAAGAACTCCGCATCAAGCATCTAGAAACCTGCGAAACTTGCACCGGGACTGGCGCGAAACCCGGAACCAGACCCCAAACCTGCTCGACTTGCAGCGGCAGCGGTCAAGTCCGACGCGCGACCCGCACTCCTTTCGGCAGCTTTACTCAAGTTTCTGTTTGCCCCACTTGCAACGGCACCGGGCAAGTGATTGAGGATAAGTGCGAAACTTGCGGCGGCCGGGGCCAGAAAGAAGTGATGAAAAAGCTGAAAATCACTATTCCGGCTGGGGTTGACAACGGTACTCGCTTGCGCGTTTCCAATGAAGGGGATGCCGGCAAACTGGGCGGGCCGCCCGGAGATCTTTACGTGTTCTTGGCGGTGAATGAAGACCCGCTATTTAAGCGGGACGGCACTAGCGTTAGCTCGGAAGTTAAGATTAGTTATTTGCAAGCAATTTTGGGGTGCCGGTTGGAAGTCGAAACCGTAGACGGGCCGACGGAATTGGTGATTCCTAGCGGAACTCAGGCGAATACTGTCCTGACTTTGGAGAAAAAAGGGGTGCCTCGGTTGGGAAATCCAGTCAGTCGCGGCGATCATTTGATTACGGTGTCTATTGACATTCCGACTAAGGTGACGGCTGAGGAACGGGAATTGCTGATGCAGCTTGCTAAGCTGAAGGGCGATCGTACTGGTAAAGGCGGCTTGGAAGGGTTTCTGGGCAATTTGTTTCAGAAATAA
- a CDS encoding sulfurtransferase TusA family protein — translation MNSTSKIENPKSPDAKIDLRGTPCPLNFVRTKLRLEQMAPGAVLEVWLDAGEPIEQVPDSLKMEGYQILETQFVADEPDSGFFAMKVQRPEDKEAG, via the coding sequence ATGAATTCAACATCGAAAATTGAAAATCCCAAATCCCCAGATGCCAAAATCGATCTGCGGGGTACTCCGTGTCCTCTGAATTTTGTCCGCACTAAATTGCGCTTGGAGCAAATGGCACCGGGAGCAGTTTTGGAAGTGTGGCTCGACGCTGGGGAGCCGATCGAACAAGTGCCCGATAGTCTCAAAATGGAAGGCTACCAGATACTCGAAACGCAATTTGTCGCGGATGAGCCGGATTCGGGTTTTTTTGCAATGAAAGTGCAGCGCCCAGAAGACAAGGAAGCAGGATGA